tgatgatgatggtgaacaGTGAGAACATATGATATCAGCTCAGGGGCCTTTTTTGAGCATTACTGGATGCTCAGTATGAATAATAGTTTTACATATTCATCAAGTCAACAAATGACATGTCAATGTTTTTACCAGTTTCTTGAAAAGCATCCCCGATTTCAGCTGAGCTCTTTAGTGACAGTACTAACAAGCAAGACAAGACACTTGAAATGTAGCAGCAAACTCCCTTATTACACTGCAGCACTCATAGTACGCTGGCAGAAAACCTTTTCATcgtttttttctgtattataTATCTGTTCCAGATCATCGCTcgctgtgatgtgtgtttgcttcagGAAGTGAGAGATAGTAAAGAGAACGCTTTACCAAAGCTGCTTACACGCCTCAACAGGTGAATAATCActtggtttcacacacacacagaactgaaGAAGCAGTATTAACAGCTGGGTCCACTTTCCTGTTGGTGTCTCTTCGATCCTCAGCTATGACACCGAACATAAGTACGATGCTGTGGCCAGTGAGAGGCTGGGCAGATCTGAATCATACCAGGAGCAGTACGTGTTCGTTTACAGGTGAGCTCAACTGGCCACTTTCGTGCCACTTTGCTGCTTGATCAGAGCATCTGAGTACAGACTGTAATGTTGAGGTTGTACTGTGTCTGTTTACCGATGTGTGCAGGACTGATACAGTGAGTCTTACTGACCAGTATCAGTATCCCGATGATCGACCAGGAGATGTTGATGCTTTCTCCAGAGAACCTTTTGTTGTCCGCTTCAAAGCCCCCAAGACAGGTCAGTTATCAAACACTCAGGTTTGCCATGTGAGAAAATAACACATATGGTGATGTTTCAGCAAATAACCACCTGTATCCTTCCTCTCTTATCCACATATTCAGCTATAAAGGAGTTTGTCCTCATACCCCAGCACACCAGTCCAGTCAACACCACTAAGGAGCTTGATGCACTGTATGATGTCTTACAACATGTGAAAAAGATGTGGAAAACTGAGGTAAAAGCTTTGATCCTTTTGAAATAACAGAATTTCAAAAGATTTTTTGTAAGATTTTGTGATCAtgagtgttgttgtgtttgtgtgcatgtgagcagaATGTGATGCTTCTCGGTGACTTCAACGCTGACTGTGGCTACCTCGCTAAGAAGAACAGGAAGAATGTGCGTCTGATTACAGACACAGATCTCGTTTGGCTCATCAAAGATAAAACTGACACCACCGTGCGATCGACCACCTCCTGCACCTACGACAGGTGACTTCACACTATTTACTACAGGCTATAAGCTTTTCAACATCATGTACGTATAAATTCGGACTCACTTAACTTAAAGGTGGTGTATTTGCACTGCTTAGTGTGCTGTCACAGTGGCTGTTGgtttgtgtatcagtgtgtacTAAATCCTTCCACCtctctatagctgctttcatacatgcactgaactcagtAAATATATTgtccagacattctctggacGGGCTGTGCGTGAGAATGccaatgtctgagtgagagcctcagACACATATTTTCTCTGTCCTTATGAGCTGatgtaagaaaacagcaggagatcctctggagtGAAGATGATTTTTCtcacatgtgacagatgcaaaactgaaaagaaaaaagacgaaATGCAGAACCAAACATAGAACcttagaagacactgacaaagatgttAAGAGAGCTTTATGATAAGGGCCAACGctggtgctgtaaacaaaaacacttaattAATAGGtaacatcctgcctctgcctgctgcagcaCCCCTCATGTGCGACATAGCAAAGCCACTGATCCCAACGACTCCTTTCAAATGAATTTATTTCATACCAAAATTATGCTGTTTTAAATTCTCTCAAATAAATATGGTTTACTTGGTAGTAGCCTACTTTATCTGCTATAAAATGTAGAGTAACATTTGTCTATAATGTCATAATGCACTGATAGAGGCtatagatttaatttaaaatgtaaaatgtattatcataGTAATTTGatcaattattgttattattattgaaaacCATGTCAATATAACGACCTTCACGAGGACCTCTGCTGGTTTAGTTAGGTAGGGAATATGGAACTTTATCTTAATCTCAGGCCAGAGGGAAACAATTCGTTCATTAAGTGAATTGTTCTCAGGACAATAACGTTCTGTCACCTTTCACTTTTATTATGACAATTTCTTCTGACTTCGTGTTCAATCTGTCCTTTAATCTCATTCAGCTGTCTTCTTCGATTTgcaaaggaaaaatgaaaaatgaaaactacatcaaaccaaaaaacaagcagcttttccactttgtttttaatgttgcttTCAATGTTTACAGATATTAGGAAAATGCTAAATTGGCCTATTTTCTTGTTTTGGGTTTTTAACAGGAAAACCAATTATAGCAGACTTATCACTCTTCAATATGCCTTtcttatttaaaatgagaatatACTGTATTACTAAAATGTGCACTTAGTTATGTCCATTCTCTGTGTTACAACAGGATCGTTGTGCATGGGGCAGCATTTACCAGAGAAATTGTGCCTCTTTCCGCCAAACCATATAACTTCCAAACAGAGTACAGACTCACAGAGGAGCAGgtaacagtttgtgtgtgagaccaaCTGAAGTAAACCAGTAAAATATgcaaaacccccaaaataaaagtaaaactctggtatgtggttgtgtgtgtggtttgcaaactgtttcttctgtgGTTTCTGCTCAGGCGCTGGAGGTCAGTGATCACTACCCAGTGGAAGTTCTGCTCAAGGTCGTCAAGTCAAGATTCCCTTTCAATGATTCAACTTCTCTAACCAGCACAAAGttcctctctttgtttgtccTCAGCCATCTTGTCTCTCAAGTGTTCACATGATAACTGAACAATATACCCTGTGCAGCTTTGTTTTTGAGGACAATCTCAGGTCAATGCATTCACACCAAACCACTCAACAACGCAACGCAATAGATTACTCGCTTCACTAACTTGAGTTTAAATATACAACTAAATAAACATGAGCCAAAGATTTGTGTGATTTGATGTCACGAAAGCCAATCAGCGTTGAGAATGTTGACACGTTCGACCAAATTTAGCAGGCCATCTAGTCAGCCTCAGGTAGCTCTGGAAACGACAGTCATCCAGACGCAGTTTctggaggagaaggggaaaTCACCAAGTTGTGTTTACCTCCAGATGCTCTTTTGGACCCACAAACAACTACGCTGGCTACTCAGGCATTTCTACAACACGTACAACGCAGCGACAGTTGTCATTTCTGCCAGcagtcctcctctcctctcttccagaGTGGAATGGGCAAATATCTTTTAGATGGTGTTTACTCATGTTGCTCACATGAGTACAACAAGTTGACGCAAAAGACAGCACGATCACACAAATGTGCAAGCGAGGAGGCGACAAAGCACTCTTATTAAATGTTGATGTCTTATGAATGGAATAAACAATGCACTTTGTAAATACTTTTGCTGAGATTTTGGTTTGGTtctctcattgtgtgtgtgttgggaatAGATGTTCtccctctttgttttctctcttttcttttctcattatcacagagctttttaaatttaacttaaaaCCTTGATAGTGTTTGTAAACATGGTCTattgtgaaaaagaaagaaagcctCCTTTTCATGATTACGCCTGTGTACATGATgcactgtaataaaacaaactggTTAGGATTGAGGATGTTCTTACAAACTTCACTAAACTAATTCTTTAGCTACGACTCACTGCAAAGCCAAGACGTTGTTGAGTTGAGTGAAAATTAGGAAAAACAACTGTCCAATATGACTCtactttattttacacatgacTCCTTTACACTGTAAAATCAGTATATTTGTCAACTTCACGTCAGATCTAATAAACTGTCTATTTCTCACATTCAGAACATAGAATGATGAGTTCAGTCCTTTAATGTCCAAATGATTGTTCACACAACACATCCAGTTTCCTTGCTTCAAAACATAGTAAATTTGTTAGCATATTTCCCAGCATACATTGTGCACTATTTTAGGTTAACTAAATAGATTTACAAAATACAGACTCAACCCCACACTTGGATATCAGTCATAGCTGATCGATCACAAAATAATGTTGCCATGTAAGACAACTGCACTTTTGCAACATCTGATTTTGGCGATTGAGGTTGGAAAACACAGGATATACCATCAATTCTTTCTtcctcataaaacatttaatatggAAATAAAAGCCACTTTAGTGTATCTTGCCTGTCTGAGCTCATCATCAGCTGTAATTATGAGCTGTTTGACAGAGTTTTCCTCTGTTCAGCAGTTTTAAATCCATAGAAGCTCTCTGGTGAAAGAGTAAAGTGAGAAGCTGTGACTATAGTTTTACCTCCGGCACCGCTGATGTCGCCATGCTCTCAGGAGAGAGCAGTTTTCTGCTTTGAGTGAGCAGTTTCCTGCTTTGATGAGATCCAGTGTTTGTTGTTTAGAAAGCGGAACTGCTCCTGAACAGAGGCTGTGAATACACGTTCCTCTCCAGAGGTAGGTGCTATCATGATTTTTACTCGGGCCATCTTTGCTCTATTGCAGAGTGTTGGGAGGAAATAACAAATCATTATTACACCGGTGTCCGCACAAATGGCAAAACTACACACAAGTAATGAGATGGAATGAGGATGTTTCGTCTGAGGGAAGGCCAACAGCCTGAGACTGAAAGCCCTGGTGTCAGCAGATCATCCTTCAGTCACAACTCCCACTATACAGTAATGTTCTCCTGTACTCAATATCTGTGAAAATTACTGAAAGTTGTTTGTTATTATGGCTATGGTTTGTTGTGGTTTACAAAGATACTCTTTGCAAA
The Hippoglossus stenolepis isolate QCI-W04-F060 chromosome 7, HSTE1.2, whole genome shotgun sequence genome window above contains:
- the dnase1l1 gene encoding deoxyribonuclease-1-like 1 — protein: MTEPASGFTREEAVRNKQTVETPEPASCLLQHCTMRWSSLLLLSFLSGVMVVRGGSDFRVCAFNLHHFGDSKSKKSTVMHTLTRIIARCDVCLLQEVRDSKENALPKLLTRLNSYDTEHKYDAVASERLGRSESYQEQYVFVYRTDTVSLTDQYQYPDDRPGDVDAFSREPFVVRFKAPKTAIKEFVLIPQHTSPVNTTKELDALYDVLQHVKKMWKTENVMLLGDFNADCGYLAKKNRKNVRLITDTDLVWLIKDKTDTTVRSTTSCTYDRIVVHGAAFTREIVPLSAKPYNFQTEYRLTEEQALEVSDHYPVEVLLKVVKSRFPFNDSTSLTSTKFLSLFVLSHLVSQVFT